One window from the genome of Anomalospiza imberbis isolate Cuckoo-Finch-1a 21T00152 chromosome 13, ASM3175350v1, whole genome shotgun sequence encodes:
- the LOC137481558 gene encoding protein shisa-like-1 gives MAPEGSVGELCSATAASWGVAHSEDRAGHLCATGDLFPALSNALLPAAVLVQNLHLCEGYVGPDGRSHSGFYCPRLTDPPGHRYCCQPSLDTLKSCCSQLALEALIGVNLSSLASPGLLRNPLALPFVGLYGLLVLLLMAIDLCHFYWTRRCHLSRLLPCACRVPRGPPGGQLASTRPSHGAPRVTRPSQGC, from the exons ATGGCACCAGAAGGCAGTGTCGGGGAGCTCTGCTCCGCCACTGCTGCCTCGTGGGGTGTAGCCCACTCTGAGGACCGAGCCGGGCACCTCTGTGCCAC TGGGGACTTGTTCCCTGCCCTCTCCAATGCCCTGCTCCCCGCTGCAGTCTTGGTGCAGAACCTGCACCTCTGCGAGGGCTACGTGGGCCCTGATGGCCGCTCCCACTCCGGCTTCTACTGCCCGCGGCTGACCGACCCCCCCGGCCACCGCtactgctgccagcccagcctggacACTCTCAAGtcctgctgctctcagctggCCCTGGAAGCCCTCATTGGAGTGAACCTCTCCAGCCTGGCTAGCCCTGGTCTACTCCG GAACCCGCTGGCCCTGCCTTTCGTGGGGCTCTATGggctccttgtgctgctgcttaTGGCCATCGACCTCTGCCACTTCTACTGGACCCGACGGTGCCACCTCAGCCGcctgctgccctgtgcctgtCGCGTGCCCCGTGGACCCCCGGGGGGGCAGCTGGCCAGCACCCGGCCTTCCCACGGTGCCCCCAGAGTGACGcgccccagccagggctgctga
- the UNC45A gene encoding protein unc-45 homolog A: protein MVEPVTAEQLRARGNALFQAGDHGAALAAYTEALSLSDAASERAVLHRNRAACYLKLEDYTKAEADATKAIEADGRDVKALFRRSQALQQLGRLDQAVRDLQRCISLEPRNKAFQEALRALGSSMHEKMKAMSCTDSKVEQMFQILLDLEEKDVDKKQKAAQNLIVLAREEAGAEKIFQSDGVRLLMQLLDTAKADLMLAALRTLVGLCSGHCSRTTAILAELGAPRLAAVLGVEHEEVSLAACNLLHVMFDSLKEGLQKDFRTKEDAVVLDSSRDLKLLIKHLLELLVLEGASAHGRDNALNLLIKVVPRKSPKETNNSLSLWVIDQGLKKILEVGSTVCGSTGSLPVTENSRMSTSVLLSKLYEDLKCDAERENFHRLCEDYVRSWFEGRELLGKLRAIQTVSCLLQGPSDAGNRVLELEGIMDSVLSLCASVCEAHQLVAVEALIHAADKAKRASFITANGVNLLKEIYKHSERDSIRIRALVGLCKLGSAGGTDFSMKQFAEGSTMKLAKQCRKWLCNEAIDAGTRRWAVEGLAYLTFDADVKEEFVEDKAAMHAMFQLAKSEDRSVLYAVASTLVNCTNSYDQEEPDPQMLELAKYAKQHIPEQHPKDKPEFVKRRVRKLLVAGVVSALACMVKSENPALTNSCRELISRVFLALVEEAEDRGGVVAQGGGKALIPLSLEGTEVGQTKAAQALAKITITSNPEMVFPGERIYEVVRPLVSLLHLQRTGLENFEGLMALTNLAGISERLRQKILKERAVPMIEGYMFEEHELIRLAATECMCNMAMSKEVQEMFLAEGSDRLKLMVLYSGEEDEKLRRAASGTLAMLTSLHPPICKRIPQVTVHWLEILQALLLSPSAELQHRGAVVVMNMMAAAREVAEQLIASEMLEILSVLAKDKDKPRVAQAAQESLAHAVAYGLIKPNPGHA, encoded by the exons ATGGTGGAGCCG GTGACGGCGGAGCAGCTTCGGGCGCGGGGTAACGCGCTGTTCCAGGCGGGGGATCACGGAGCCGCCCTCGCTGCCTACACGGAGGCCTTGAGCCTGAGCGACGCCGCGTCGGAGCGCGCCGTGCTGCACCGCAACCGGGCCGCGTGTTACCTGAAGCTG GAGGATTACACCAAGGCAGAGGCTGATGCGACTAAAG CCATCGAGGCTGACGGCCGGGATGTGAAGGCGCTGTTCCGCCGCAGCCAGgcgctgcagcagctgggccgCCTGGACCAGGCCGTCAGGGACCTGCAGCGCTGCATCAGCCTGGAGCCCAGGAACAAGGCCTTCCAGGAGGCCCTgcgtgccctgggcagcagcatgCACGAGAAG ATGAAGGCCATGTCCTGCACGGACTCCAAAGTAGAGCAGATGTTCCAGATCTTGCTGGATCTTGAAGAAAAGGATGTGGACAAGAAGCAGAAA GCTGCGCAGAACTTGATCGTGCTGGCACGAGAAGAGGCTGGAGCAGAGAAGATCTTCCAGAGTGACGGTGTGCGGCTGCTGATGCAGCTGCTGGACACGGCCAAGGCTGACCTGATGCTGGCAGCCCTGCGCACACTGGTGGGACTGTGCTCCGGCCACTGCTCTCGT ACCACGGCCATCTTGGCAGAACTGGGGGCACCCCGTCTTGCGGCGGTGTTGGGTGTGGAGCACGAGGAGGTGTCCCTGGCTGCCTGCAACCTGCTGCACGTGATGTTCGACTCCCTGAAGGAGGGGCTGCAGAAAGACTTCCGCACGAAGGAGGATGCAGTGGTGCTGG ATTCCTCCAGGGACCTGAAATTGCTGATCAAGCACCTCCTGGAGCTGCTAGTGCTGGAAGGGGCCTCAGCGCATGGCCGTGACAACGCCCTCAACCTGCTCATCAAGGTGGTGCCCAGGAAGTCACCAAAGGAGACCAACAACAGCCTGAGCCTCTGGGTGATTGATCAGG GCCTGAAGAAAATCCTAGAGGTGGGCAGCACAGTGTGCggcagcacaggcagcctgCCTGTGACAGAGAACAGCCGGATGAGCACCTCTGTTCTGCTGAGCAAACTGTATGAGGACCTGAAGTGTGATGCCGAGAGGGAAAACTTCCACCGTCTGTGTGAGGACTATGTGAG GAGCTGGTTCGAGGGGCGCGAGCTCCTGGGAAAGCTGCGGGCCATTCAGACAGTGTCGTGCCTGCTGCAGGGTCCCTCAGATGCAGGGAACagggtgctggagctggaggggaTCATGGACAGTGTGCTGTCCCTCTGCGCCTCTGTCTGCGAGGCCCACCAGCTGGTCGCGGTGGAGGCGCTGATCCACGCGGCCGACAAGGCCAAGCGTGCCTCCTTCATCACGGCCAACGGCGTCAACCTGCTCAAGGAGATCTACAAGCACAGTGAGAGGGACAGCATCCGCATCCGTGCCCTCGTG gggctctgCAAGCTGGGATCTGCTGGAGGCACAGACTTCAGCATGAAGCAGTTTGCTGAGGGATCCACCATGAAGCTGGCCAAGCAGTGCCGCAA GTGGCTCTGCAACGAGGCGATCGACGCGGGCACGCGGCGCTGGGCTGTCGAGGGCCTGGCTTACCTCACCTTCGACGCAGATGTCAAGGaggagtttgtggaggacaagGCAGCAATGCATGCCATGTTCCAACTGGCCAAG TCAGAGGACAGGAGTGTGCTCTATGCTGTTGCCTCCACGCTGGTGAACTGCACCAACAGCTATGACCAAGAGGAGCCGGACCCGCAGATGCTGGAGCTGGCCAAGTATGCCAAGCAGCACATCCCGGAGCAGCACCCCAAG GACAAGCCAGAGTTTGTGAAGCGGCGGGTGCGGAAGCTGCTGGTGGCCGGAGTGGTGTCAGCTCTGGCCTGCATGGTGAAGAGCGAGAACCCAGCGCTCACCAACTCCTGCCGGGAGCTGATCTCCAG AGTGTTCCTGGCACTGGTGGAGGAGGCAGAAGACCGGGGTGGTGTGGTTGCTCAGGGAGGAGGCAAG GCTCTGatcccactgtccctggaggGCACTGAGGTGGGGCAGACCAAGGCAGCGCAGGCCCTAGCAAAGATCACCATCACCTCCAACCCAGAGATGGTATTCCCTGGGGAGCGG ATCTATGAAGTGGTGCGGCCCCTGGTCAGCCTCCTGCACCTGCAGCGCACGGGCCTGGAGAACTTTGAGGGGCTGATGGCCTTGACCAACCTGGCTGGCATCAGCGAGAGGCTGCG GCAGAAGATCCTGAAAGAGCGGGCTGTGCCCATGATTGAGGGATACATGTTTGAGGAGCACGAGCTGATCCGCCTAGCCGCTACTGAGTGCATGTGCAATATGGCCATGAGCAAGGAG GTGCAGGAGATGTTCCTGGCTGAGGGCAGCGACCGGCTGAAGCTGATGGTCCTGTACAGTGGGGAGGAGGATGAGAAGCTGCGGCGGGCAGCCTCGGGGACCCTGGCCATGCTGACCAGCCTGCATCCCCCCATCTGCAAGCGGATTCCCCAGGTG ACGGTGCACTGGCTGGAGatcctgcaggccctgctgctgagccCCAGTGCGGAGCTGCAGCACCGTGGCGCCGTGGTGGTGATGAACATGATGGCAGCTGCTCGGGAGGTGGCCGAGCAGCTCATCGCCAGCGAGATGCTGGAGATCCTCTCTGTGCTTGCCAAGGACAAGGACAAGCCGCGGGTCGCCCAGGCGGCCCAGGAGAGCCTGGCACACGCAGTGGCTTACGGCCTCATCAAGCCCAACCCTGGCCACGCCTGA
- the MAN2A2 gene encoding alpha-mannosidase 2x isoform X1, producing the protein MKLKKQVTVCGAAIFCVAVFSLYLMLDRVQHDPTRHQSGGNFPRSQISVLQNRIEQLEQLLEENHEIISHIKDSVLELTAHAEGQPALPQHPLNVSWVLPPESRPSFLSVSPQDCQFALGGKGQSPDLQMLAVYSLLPFDNQDGGVWKQGFDITYEPNEWDTEPLQVFVVPHSHNDPGWIKTFDKYYYDQTQHILNSMVLKMQEDPRRRFIWSEISFFSKWWDNISAQKRAAVRRLVGNGQLEMVTGGWVMPDEANSHYFAMIDQLIEGHQWLEKNIGVTPRSGWAVDPFGYSSTMPYLLKRSNLTAMLIQRVHYAIKKHFAATQNLEFMWRQTWDPDTSTDIFCHMMPFYSYDVPHTCGPDPKICCQFDFKRLPGGRINCPWKVPPRAITDANVAERAQLLLDQYRKKSKLYRSKVLLVPLGDDFRYDKPQEWDAQFLNYQRIFDFLNSRPDLHVQAQFGTLSDYFDALYKKVGIVPGMRPPGFPVLTGDFFSYADREDHYWTGYYTSRPFYKSLDRVLEAHLRGAEILYSLALAHARRASADGRYPLSDYALLSNARRNLGLFQHHDAIAGTAKEAVAVDYGVRLLHSLTNLKRVIINAAHYLVLGDKDTYHHDPAAPFLGMDEIRSSQDSLPERTVVKLGTSPRFLVVFNPLEQERLSVVPVLVDSPHVRVLSEEGQPLPSQLSAMWNSATDVVPNVYQVSVLARLPALGLRVLQLHKSLDGHATPRSSTRLYLHGRDVPVHKPEAVPLHVFPAAADDFCLENQHLQACFLGRTGLLQSLRPAGEEQGHRVSSEFLVYGTRTSKDKSGAYLFLPDGEAKPYTPKDPPVVRVTEGPLFSEVASYYQHVQTVVRLYNVPGVEGLSLDVSCLVDIRDHINKELALRFSTDIESGDTFFTDLNGFQIQPRRYQRKLPLQANFYPMPAMAYIQDMQSRLTLLTAQALGVSSLHNGQLEVILDRRLMQDDNRGLGQGLKDNKRTCNRFRLLLERRSTANKVQDERPISFPSLLSHITSVHQNAEPLVMPVALEKPALPALRSFMPLATTIPCDFHILNLRMLQAEDDSLPSAEAALILHRKGFDCSLEAKNLGFNCTTSQGKLALGGLFQGLELGSLQPTSLTLMYPLGTASNSTNIHLDPMEIATFRIRLG; encoded by the exons ATGAAGCTGAAGAAGCAGGTGACAGTGTGTGGAGCTGCCATCTTCTGCGTGGCCGTCTTCTCCCTCTACTTGATGCTGGACCGGGTACAGCATGACCCCACACGGCACCAGAGTGGGGGCAACTTCCCCAGG AGCCAGATCTCGGTGCTGCAGAACCGGATCgaacagctggagcagctgctggaggagaacCATGAGATCATCAGCCACATTAAGGACTCAGTGCTGGAGCTGACAGCCCATGCAGAGGGGCAGCCGGCATTGCCCCAGCACCCCCTGAATGTCTCCTGGGTGCTTCCCCCTGAGAGTCGCCCAAGTTTCCTCTCTGTGTCCCCGCAAGACTGCCAGTTTGCTCTAGGGGGCAAAGGACAGAGCCCAGACCTGCAG ATGCTGGCTGTGTACTCCCTGCTGCCGTTTGACAACCAGGATGGTGGTGTCTGGAAGCAGGGCTTCGACATCACCTACGAGCCCAACGAATGGGACACAGAGCCTCTACAGGTGTTTGTGGTGCCACACTCTCACAATGACCCAG gctggaTCAAGACTTTCGACAAGTACTACTACGATCAGACGCAGCACATCCTCAACAGCATGGTGCTGAAGATGCAGGAGGACCCACGCCGGCGCTTCATCTGGTCTGAGATCTCCTTCTTTTCCAAGTGGTGGGACAACATCAGTGCCCAGAAGCGGGCTGCTGTGCGCAG GCTGGTGGGCAATGGGCAGCTGGAGATGGTGACGGGCGGCTGGGTGATGCCTGATGAGGCTAATTCTCACTACTTCGCCATGATTGACCAGCTGATCGAGGGGCACCAGTGGCTGGAGAAGAACATCG gtgtgacGCCGCGGTCAGGCTGGGCCGTAGACCCCTTCGGGTACAGCTCCACCATGCCCTACCTGCTGAAGCGCTCCAACCTGACAGCCATGCTCATCCAGCGCGTGCACTATGCCATCAAGAAGCACTTTGCTGCCACCCAGAACCTGGAGTTCATGTGGAGACAGACGTGGG ATCCAGACACGAGCACCGACATCTTCTGCCACATGATGCCCTTCTACAGCTATGATGTGCCTCACACCTGCGGCCCGGACCCCAAGATCTGCTGCCAGTTTGATTTCAAGCGCTTGCCTGGAGGCCGGATCAACTGCCCCTGGAAGGTGCCTCCCCGCGCCATCACTGATGCAAACGTGGCAGAGCG agcccagctgctgctggaccaGTACCGCAAGAAGTCCAAGCTGTACCGCAGCAAGGTGCTGCTGGTGCCCCTGGGAGATGATTTCCGCTATGACAAGCCACAGGAGTGGGATGCCCAGTTCCTCAACTACCAGCGCATCTTTGACTTTCTCAACTCTCGGCCTGACCTCCACGTCCAG GCACAGTTTGGCACGCTCTCTGACTACTTTGATGCCCTGTACAAGAAAGTGGGCATCGTGCCGGGGATGAGGCCACCCGGGTTCCCAGTTCTGACTGGGGATTTCTTCTCCTATGCGGACCGGGAGGATCACTATTGGACAGGATACTACACCTCCCGGCCATTCTACAAGAGCCTGGACCGGGTGCTGGAGGCCCACCTCCG ggggGCAGAGATCCTGTACAGCCTGGCACTCGCCCATGCCCGCCGTGCCAGTGCCGATGGCAGGTACCCGCTCTCTGACTACGCCCTGCTGAGCAACGCCCGCCGCAACCTGGGCCTCTTCCAGCACCACGATGCCAtcgctggcactgccaaggAGGCTGTGGCCGTGGACTACGGAGTCCG GCTGCTCCACTCCCTCACCAACCTCAAGCGTGTCATCATCAATGCTGCACACTACCTTGTGCTGGGGGACAAGGACACCTACCACCATGACCCAGCTGCACCGTTCCTTGGCATG GATGAGATACGCTCCAGCCAGGACTCTCTCCCAGAGAGGACGGTGGTCAAACTGGGCACCTCACCTCG GTTCCTGGTGGTGTTCAACCCGCTGGAGCAGGAGCGCCTGAGCGtggtgccagtgctggtggACTCCCCGCACGTGCGTGTGCTCTCCGAagaggggcagcccctgccctcccagctcAGTGCAATGTGGAACTCTGCCACTGATGTGGTGCCCAATGTCTACCAG gtgtctgtcctggcccGCCTGCCTGCACTGGGGCTGcgtgtgctgcagctgcacaagTCCTTGGATGGCCACGCCACGCCAAGGTCCTCCACGCGCTTGTACCTGCATGGCCGGGACGTGCCCGTGCACAAGCCCGAGGCTGTGCCCCTGCACgtcttcccagctgctgctgatgaCTTCTGCCTGGAGAACCAGCACCTGCAGGCCTGCTTCTTGGGGCGCACGGGCCTGCTGCAG AGCCTGCGCCcagctggggaggagcaggggcACAGGGTGAGCAGCGAATTTCTCGTCTATGGCACCAGGACCTCCAAGGACAAAAGTGGGGCCTATCTCTTCCTGCCTGACGGCGAGGCCAAG CCCTACACTCCCAAGGACCCCCCAGTGGTGCGGGTGACGGAGGGACCCCTCTTCTCAGAGGTTGCCAGCTACTACCAGCATGTCCAGACCGTGGTGCGGCTGTACAACGTGCCAG GGGTGGAGGGCCTCTCTCTGGATGTGTCCTGCCTGGTGGACATCCGTGACCACATCAACAAGGAGCTGGCCCTGCGCTTTAGCACTGACATTGAAAGTGGTGACACCTTCTTCACAGACCTCAATGGTTTCCAG ATCCAGCCCCGCAGGTACCAGCGGAAGCTGCCGCTGCAGGCCAACTTCTACCCGATGCCTGCCATGGCCTACATCCAGGACATGCAGAGCCGCCTGACACTGCTCACAGCCCAGGCCCTGGGGGTCTCCAGCCTCCACAACG GCCAGCTGGAGGTGATCCTGGACCGGCGCCTCATGCAGGACGACAACCGGGGCCTGGGCCAGGGGCTGAAGGACAACAAGCGTACCTGCAACCGGTTCCGGCTCCTCCTGGAGCGCCGCAGCACTGCCAACAAG GTGCAGGACGAGCGCCCCATCAGCttcccctccctgctgagccacaTCACCTCCGTGCACCAGAATGCCGAGCCCTTGGTCATGCCAGTGGCATTGGAgaagccagccctgccagccctgcgcTCCTTTATGCCCCTTGCCACCACCATTCCTTGCGACTTCCACATCCTCAACCTGCGGATGCTGCAGGCAGAG gatGATTCACTCCCATCAGCTGAGGCAGCGCTGATCCTGCACCGCAAAGGCTTTGACTGCAGCCTGGAGGCCAAGAACCTGGGCTTCAACTGCACCACCAGCCAGGGCAAG CTAGCTCTGGGAGGCCTGTTCCAGGGGTTGGAGCTGGGCTCCCTGCAGCCCACCTCATTGACACTGATGTACCCGCTGGGCACAGCCTCCAACAGCACCAACATCCATCTGGACCCCATGGAAATCGCCACGTTCCGCATCCGCCTGGGGTAG
- the MAN2A2 gene encoding alpha-mannosidase 2x isoform X2 yields MKLKKQVTVCGAAIFCVAVFSLYLMLDRVQHDPTRHQSGGNFPRSQISVLQNRIEQLEQLLEENHEIISHIKDSVLELTAHAEGQPALPQHPLNVSWVLPPESRPSFLSVSPQDCQFALGGKGQSPDLQMLAVYSLLPFDNQDGGVWKQGFDITYEPNEWDTEPLQVFVVPHSHNDPGWIKTFDKYYYDQTQHILNSMVLKMQEDPRRRFIWSEISFFSKWWDNISAQKRAAVRRLVGNGQLEMVTGGWVMPDEANSHYFAMIDQLIEGHQWLEKNIGVTPRSGWAVDPFGYSSTMPYLLKRSNLTAMLIQRVHYAIKKHFAATQNLEFMWRQTWDPDTSTDIFCHMMPFYSYDVPHTCGPDPKICCQFDFKRLPGGRINCPWKVPPRAITDANVAERAQLLLDQYRKKSKLYRSKVLLVPLGDDFRYDKPQEWDAQFLNYQRIFDFLNSRPDLHVQAQFGTLSDYFDALYKKVGIVPGMRPPGFPVLTGDFFSYADREDHYWTGYYTSRPFYKSLDRVLEAHLRGAEILYSLALAHARRASADGRYPLSDYALLSNARRNLGLFQHHDAIAGTAKEAVAVDYGVRLLHSLTNLKRVIINAAHYLVLGDKDTYHHDPAAPFLGMDEIRSSQDSLPERTVVKLGTSPRFLVVFNPLEQERLSVVPVLVDSPHVRVLSEEGQPLPSQLSAMWNSATDVVPNVYQVSVLARLPALGLRVLQLHKSLDGHATPRSSTRLYLHGRDVPVHKPEAVPLHVFPAAADDFCLENQHLQACFLGRTGLLQSLRPAGEEQGHRVSSEFLVYGTRTSKDKSGAYLFLPDGEAKPYTPKDPPVVRVTEGPLFSEVASYYQHVQTVVRLYNVPGVEGLSLDVSCLVDIRDHINKELALRFSTDIESGDTFFTDLNGFQIQPRRYQRKLPLQANFYPMPAMAYIQDMQSRLTLLTAQALGVSSLHNGQLEVILDRRLMQDDNRGLGQGLKDNKRTCNRFRLLLERRSTANKSSSFFSKLVSMFKALSFPGTRTGSPEVQDERPISFPSLLSHITSVHQNAEPLVMPVALEKPALPALRSFMPLATTIPCDFHILNLRMLQAEDDSLPSAEAALILHRKGFDCSLEAKNLGFNCTTSQGKLALGGLFQGLELGSLQPTSLTLMYPLGTASNSTNIHLDPMEIATFRIRLG; encoded by the exons ATGAAGCTGAAGAAGCAGGTGACAGTGTGTGGAGCTGCCATCTTCTGCGTGGCCGTCTTCTCCCTCTACTTGATGCTGGACCGGGTACAGCATGACCCCACACGGCACCAGAGTGGGGGCAACTTCCCCAGG AGCCAGATCTCGGTGCTGCAGAACCGGATCgaacagctggagcagctgctggaggagaacCATGAGATCATCAGCCACATTAAGGACTCAGTGCTGGAGCTGACAGCCCATGCAGAGGGGCAGCCGGCATTGCCCCAGCACCCCCTGAATGTCTCCTGGGTGCTTCCCCCTGAGAGTCGCCCAAGTTTCCTCTCTGTGTCCCCGCAAGACTGCCAGTTTGCTCTAGGGGGCAAAGGACAGAGCCCAGACCTGCAG ATGCTGGCTGTGTACTCCCTGCTGCCGTTTGACAACCAGGATGGTGGTGTCTGGAAGCAGGGCTTCGACATCACCTACGAGCCCAACGAATGGGACACAGAGCCTCTACAGGTGTTTGTGGTGCCACACTCTCACAATGACCCAG gctggaTCAAGACTTTCGACAAGTACTACTACGATCAGACGCAGCACATCCTCAACAGCATGGTGCTGAAGATGCAGGAGGACCCACGCCGGCGCTTCATCTGGTCTGAGATCTCCTTCTTTTCCAAGTGGTGGGACAACATCAGTGCCCAGAAGCGGGCTGCTGTGCGCAG GCTGGTGGGCAATGGGCAGCTGGAGATGGTGACGGGCGGCTGGGTGATGCCTGATGAGGCTAATTCTCACTACTTCGCCATGATTGACCAGCTGATCGAGGGGCACCAGTGGCTGGAGAAGAACATCG gtgtgacGCCGCGGTCAGGCTGGGCCGTAGACCCCTTCGGGTACAGCTCCACCATGCCCTACCTGCTGAAGCGCTCCAACCTGACAGCCATGCTCATCCAGCGCGTGCACTATGCCATCAAGAAGCACTTTGCTGCCACCCAGAACCTGGAGTTCATGTGGAGACAGACGTGGG ATCCAGACACGAGCACCGACATCTTCTGCCACATGATGCCCTTCTACAGCTATGATGTGCCTCACACCTGCGGCCCGGACCCCAAGATCTGCTGCCAGTTTGATTTCAAGCGCTTGCCTGGAGGCCGGATCAACTGCCCCTGGAAGGTGCCTCCCCGCGCCATCACTGATGCAAACGTGGCAGAGCG agcccagctgctgctggaccaGTACCGCAAGAAGTCCAAGCTGTACCGCAGCAAGGTGCTGCTGGTGCCCCTGGGAGATGATTTCCGCTATGACAAGCCACAGGAGTGGGATGCCCAGTTCCTCAACTACCAGCGCATCTTTGACTTTCTCAACTCTCGGCCTGACCTCCACGTCCAG GCACAGTTTGGCACGCTCTCTGACTACTTTGATGCCCTGTACAAGAAAGTGGGCATCGTGCCGGGGATGAGGCCACCCGGGTTCCCAGTTCTGACTGGGGATTTCTTCTCCTATGCGGACCGGGAGGATCACTATTGGACAGGATACTACACCTCCCGGCCATTCTACAAGAGCCTGGACCGGGTGCTGGAGGCCCACCTCCG ggggGCAGAGATCCTGTACAGCCTGGCACTCGCCCATGCCCGCCGTGCCAGTGCCGATGGCAGGTACCCGCTCTCTGACTACGCCCTGCTGAGCAACGCCCGCCGCAACCTGGGCCTCTTCCAGCACCACGATGCCAtcgctggcactgccaaggAGGCTGTGGCCGTGGACTACGGAGTCCG GCTGCTCCACTCCCTCACCAACCTCAAGCGTGTCATCATCAATGCTGCACACTACCTTGTGCTGGGGGACAAGGACACCTACCACCATGACCCAGCTGCACCGTTCCTTGGCATG GATGAGATACGCTCCAGCCAGGACTCTCTCCCAGAGAGGACGGTGGTCAAACTGGGCACCTCACCTCG GTTCCTGGTGGTGTTCAACCCGCTGGAGCAGGAGCGCCTGAGCGtggtgccagtgctggtggACTCCCCGCACGTGCGTGTGCTCTCCGAagaggggcagcccctgccctcccagctcAGTGCAATGTGGAACTCTGCCACTGATGTGGTGCCCAATGTCTACCAG gtgtctgtcctggcccGCCTGCCTGCACTGGGGCTGcgtgtgctgcagctgcacaagTCCTTGGATGGCCACGCCACGCCAAGGTCCTCCACGCGCTTGTACCTGCATGGCCGGGACGTGCCCGTGCACAAGCCCGAGGCTGTGCCCCTGCACgtcttcccagctgctgctgatgaCTTCTGCCTGGAGAACCAGCACCTGCAGGCCTGCTTCTTGGGGCGCACGGGCCTGCTGCAG AGCCTGCGCCcagctggggaggagcaggggcACAGGGTGAGCAGCGAATTTCTCGTCTATGGCACCAGGACCTCCAAGGACAAAAGTGGGGCCTATCTCTTCCTGCCTGACGGCGAGGCCAAG CCCTACACTCCCAAGGACCCCCCAGTGGTGCGGGTGACGGAGGGACCCCTCTTCTCAGAGGTTGCCAGCTACTACCAGCATGTCCAGACCGTGGTGCGGCTGTACAACGTGCCAG GGGTGGAGGGCCTCTCTCTGGATGTGTCCTGCCTGGTGGACATCCGTGACCACATCAACAAGGAGCTGGCCCTGCGCTTTAGCACTGACATTGAAAGTGGTGACACCTTCTTCACAGACCTCAATGGTTTCCAG ATCCAGCCCCGCAGGTACCAGCGGAAGCTGCCGCTGCAGGCCAACTTCTACCCGATGCCTGCCATGGCCTACATCCAGGACATGCAGAGCCGCCTGACACTGCTCACAGCCCAGGCCCTGGGGGTCTCCAGCCTCCACAACG GCCAGCTGGAGGTGATCCTGGACCGGCGCCTCATGCAGGACGACAACCGGGGCCTGGGCCAGGGGCTGAAGGACAACAAGCGTACCTGCAACCGGTTCCGGCTCCTCCTGGAGCGCCGCAGCACTGCCAACAAG AGCTCCAGCTTCTTTTCCAAACTGGTCTCCATGTTTAAAGCCTTGAGCTTCCCTGGCACCAGGACTGGCAGCCCTGAG GTGCAGGACGAGCGCCCCATCAGCttcccctccctgctgagccacaTCACCTCCGTGCACCAGAATGCCGAGCCCTTGGTCATGCCAGTGGCATTGGAgaagccagccctgccagccctgcgcTCCTTTATGCCCCTTGCCACCACCATTCCTTGCGACTTCCACATCCTCAACCTGCGGATGCTGCAGGCAGAG gatGATTCACTCCCATCAGCTGAGGCAGCGCTGATCCTGCACCGCAAAGGCTTTGACTGCAGCCTGGAGGCCAAGAACCTGGGCTTCAACTGCACCACCAGCCAGGGCAAG CTAGCTCTGGGAGGCCTGTTCCAGGGGTTGGAGCTGGGCTCCCTGCAGCCCACCTCATTGACACTGATGTACCCGCTGGGCACAGCCTCCAACAGCACCAACATCCATCTGGACCCCATGGAAATCGCCACGTTCCGCATCCGCCTGGGGTAG